The following DNA comes from Corallococcus exiguus.
GGCCACCGCGCTCACCGACGCCCGCGCCGTGTCGAGCGGTCAGACGGAGCAGGTGCTCGCCGACGTGCGCGCCGAGGCGGAGGCCCGGCTCACGGCGGCGGAGGCGCGTGCCGCGGAGGCACTCGATGCCGCGGTCGAACAGGCCCGTTCCGAAGCCCGGGACACCCTGGCCCGTGAAGTGTGGGACCACGGGGTCCGGCTCGCGGAGTCGAACCAGGCGCGCGAGACCGCCGAGGCGAAGAACACGGAGCTGGAGGCAACGCTCCGCTCGTTGCGGCAGGAGTTGACCGACTCGGAATCCCTGGCCGCGCTCATCCAGGAGGACCTGGCTCGGGAGCAGAAGGCCCGGGCCTCGGTGCAGGCGGAGCTTGATGCGGCTCGCGAGTCCCTGACCCACGAGCAGGAGCGGGGGGCTCGCTGGGAGGCGTTGCTCGCCGATACCCAGGCGCAGTTGCTGTCGGAACGAGAGCAGCAGGCCCGCGCGCAGGTGGCACTCGCGAACCTTCAGGAGTCGCTCGACGCGGAGCGGGCCCTTCGCTCCCGACTGGAGGGTTCCGAGTCCTCGTGGAACGAGGCGCAGAGCGCACTGGAAACGGATCGGCTGCGGCTGGATGCCGCGCTGGGCGTGGCGCGCACGGTTTTGGAGGAGGAGCGCGCGCAGCGGGCCCGGTTGGAGGCGTCGTTCGCCCAGCTCCAGCAGAGCTCCGCTTCGGCGCTGGACGAGGAGCGCGCCCGGGCTGAAGCCTCGCGGATTTCGGCACAGGAGGCTCGGGGCCAGCTCGAAACGGACCTGTCGGCGGCGCGTGCCGCGCGGCTGTCCACCGAGGCTGCCTTCGAGCAGACGCGCCAGACCCTTTCAGAGGTCCAGGCCTCCTTCGCCGAAGCGCAGCGCACGAACGAAGATCTGCGGCAGTCGCATGCGGCGTCGGCGGACGAGGCGCGTGGATACGCCCGGGAGCTGGAAGAGGCCCGTGCCGCGCTGACGGAGGCGAAGCAATCGCAGGCGGCCCTGGATGCGACGGTGCGCGAGCTGCGCGCGGAGCTCACCGAGGCGCGGCGGTCCGAGGTGGAGGCGCTGTCCTCGCTCGATGATGCGCGTACGCAGGAGGTTCGCGACCGCGAGTCGCGCGCGACGGATGAGGCTGCGCTCCGCGTGGAACTGGAGACCCTGCGCACGGAGGCCTCGGCTCAGCGCGAGCGCTTGGCCGAAGCGGAGCAGGCGCGGGCATCCGTCCAGACCCGGCTCGCGGAAGTCGAAGCCCGCCGCGCCGAACTGGAAGCGTCGCTGTCGGACACCGAGTCCCGTTTCGCTGAAGAGGCCGCCCGTCTCCCCGCGATGCAGCAGGCCCTCACGGAGGCCGAGGCCCGCCTCGCGACCGAGACCGCGCGAGGGGCCTCGCTGGAGCAGTCGCTCGCGGAGGCAGAGGCCCGCCATGCCGCCGCGTCTTCGCGAGGGGCCTCGCTGGAGCAGTCGCTCGCGGAGGCAGAGGCCCGCCATGCCGCCGCGTCTTCGCAAGGGGCCTCGCTGGAGCAGTCGCTCGCGGAGGCAGAGGCCCGCCATGCCGCAGATGCCGCGCGTCTGACTGCGCTGGAGCAGACTCTGGCTGAGGCGGAGTCCCGGCAGACCACGGAGACCGAGCGCCATGCAGCGTTGGCGCGGACGCTCGCGGAGGCCGAGGCCCGGCTTGCCACGGAGTCCACGCGGCGCTCCGAACTGGAAGCGGCGCTTTCAGAGGCGGAGTCCCGACAGGCCGCCGAATCCACGCGGCGTGCCGAATTGGAAGCGGCGCTCGCGGAGACGGAGGCCCGGCAGGCTGCGGAATCCACGCGGCGCTCCGAGCTGGAAGTGGCGCTCGCGGAGGCGGAGTCCCGGCAGGCCACGGAGTCCACGCGGCGTGCCGAACTCGAAGCATCGCTCTCGGAGGTCGACGTCCGGCAGGCCGCGGAGTCCACCCGCCGTTCCGAACTGGAAGCGTCCATCGCCTCGGCGGAGTCCACGATTGCCGCCGAGACCGCTCGCCGCTCCGAGCTGGAAGCCTCGTTGAAGGACGCGGAGGCCCGCCTCGCCACCCTGGAGCAGTCCCTGGCGGACGCGGAGAAGCGCGCCTCTTCCGAGACGTCGCGCCGTGTCGGACTGGAAGCCTCCCTGACGGAGGTGGAGTTCCGGCTCGCCGCGGAGACCTCGAACCTCAGCGCGTTGGAGGATTCACTCGCGCAGGCGGAGACCCGTCTCGCGGAGGGCTCGCAGTCGCAGGACGCGGCACGCGAGTCTGAAGCTCGGGCTGCACGTCTCACGGAGTCCCTGACCGCTCGCGAACAGGAACTGCGCGAAGCCAGCGCCCTGCGGGTCTCCATGGAGGCGCAGCTGGAAGGCGCGCTCTCGCGGACCGAGCGGCAGCAGCAGGACCTGGACGAACTGCGCGAGCAACTGGGGCTGAAGGAGCAGGAGCTGACGGCCCTGCGCGCGGAGACGGCCCGCTTGGGCGCCGCGCACCAGGAGTTGATGCGCCTGGGCTCCGAGCTGCAACGGGCGCACGCCGCGCTGCATGAGCGGAGCCAGCAGGTCGGCCGGCTGGAAGCGGAGTTGGTGGACGCCAGCGATCGGCTCGCCGCCACGCGCGAGCACGCGGAGGTGCTCGTGGTGCAGCTCGAAACCGCGCGCCGCTTCGCGGGCAAGGCCACGAACCTGGAGTCCTCGCTGGAAGGTCTGCGCGAGGAACTGGCAACCGCTCGCGCGGACGCGGCCCGGCTCACGGAGACCGTCCAGACCGGGAACGAGCGCACCGCCACCCTGGAAGCACAGCTCGCGGACCTCACCACTCGCGCGGAGCAGGAGCGGACCGACCTGGAAGCCCGGCTCGCGGAGGCCACCTCTCAGGCCGGCACGGAGCAGGCTGAGCTGGAGCTTCGCCTGACCGAAGCGCTCACCAGCGCGGGCACGGACAAGGCCACTCTGGAGCTGCGCCTCAACGAAGCGCTCGCGCGAGCCGGCCTGGAGAAGGCCGAACTGGAGACGCGGCTCAACGAACTCCTCGCGAACGCCGGGACCGAGAAGGCCGAACTGGAGACGCGCCTCAACGAACTCCTCGCGAACGCCAGCACGGAGAAGGCCGAACTCGAAACACGCCTCGCCGAAACGCTCGCCCAGGCCGCCACGGAGAAGGCCGAACTGGAAGTGCGGCTCGCGGAAGCCACCGCCCAGGCCGGCACGGAGCGGTCGGAGCTCGAAGTCCGTCTCGCCGAACTCACGGAGCAGGCCCGCGAAGAGAAGGCCTCCATCGAGGCACAGCTCGCGGACGCCACCGCCCGGGCCGCCGCGGAACGGGCCGAACTCGAAGCCCGCATCGCGGACCTCACCGCTCAATCCGACTCCGCGAACGCGGAGCGCGACGCCCGTCTCTCGGAAGCCCAGGCCCGCGCCTCGACGGAACAGGCCGAACTCGAAGCCCGCCTCGCCCAATCCGCCGAACAGACCCGCGAATCGCTCGCCGCCATGGAGTCCCGGCTCGCCACGGCGCTCGAGGACGCGCGGACCGAACAGGCCGCGCTGGAGTCCCGCGTCGCCGCCCTGACCCAGGCCGCCGCCGATGCTGAAGCCCATGCCCGCCGCGCGGACACCGAGCGCACCGCCATGGCCTCCGAACGCGAGCGCCTCCAGTCGGACCTGACGGTCGCCCGCGCCGCCCGCGTCCGCCTGGAGGGCCGGACCAACTCCCTGGAGACCACCGCCGCGGATGCCGCGCGCCTCCTGGACACCGAGCGCGCTGAACGCGACCAGCTCTCCACCCGGATCCGCGAACAGCAGGCCCGGCTGGACGCGCTGGAGACCGAACGACAGACCCTGCTCCAGGCCCTGGAGGAATCGAAGTCCGCCGCCGCACCGCCTCCAGAGGACGTGCTGGAGATGGCCGCGGAGATGGAGGTCCTCCAGGCCCACGTGGAGAAGATGCAGGACCAGCTCGCCGCCCGGGAGGCCGAACTGGCCGAGCTGCGCCGCGCCAGTGCCCCCGCCGCTCCCGGAGCCTCGCGCCGGGCCATGCCCGCCCTGGACGTTCCCACCGCGCCCAAGAAGGTCGGCGAGCGCGAATAAACGCGGGCGTCTACACTTCCCCCCGTGGACGCAAGCGAACGCATCTTCAAGTACCACGGCCTGGGCAACGACTTCGTCGTCCTGGACCGGCGCCGCACGGGCCTGGACATCGACGCGGAGCAGTCCCGCTGGCTGTGTGACCGGCGCCGGGGCATTGGCGCGGACGGGGTGCTCGCCATCCTCCCGTCGTCCCGCGGCCTTGCCCGCATGGTCGTCCACAACGCCGACGGCAGCATCGCGGAGATGTGCGGCAACGGCCTGCGCTGTGCGGTGAAGTATCTGGTGGACCACTCCGGCAAGCACCCCGCGCTCATCGACGTGGAGACCGGGGCTGGCGTACTCACCTGCGAGCCCGGCTACGGCGATGGCGGCGTCGTCGGCGTGGACATCTCCATGGGCCCGGCCCGGCTGGTGGCCGCGAACCTGCCCTCCGGGACGACCGGCCAGCCTTTCGTGAGCGCCCCCGTGCCCGGCCATGAAGGGCTGCTCGGCACCGCGGTGAACATGGGCAACCCGCACCTGGTGCTCCTGGACCAGCCCCTGGAAGCCGCCGAGCGCCTGGGCCCCGGCCTGGAGCGGCACCCTGCCTTCCCGGACCGCACCAACGTGGAGTTCGTCCGCGTGGACGAGGACGGCCTCACCGTCGTCGTCTGGGAGCGTGGCTGCGGCCTCACCCAGGCCTGTGGCACGGGGGCGTGCGCGTCCGCCGTGGCGGCCGTGCTGGCGAAGCGCCTGCCCTCGAATGCCTGGCTGCGCGTCACCCTGCCGGGCGGAGACCTGAGAATCCGCGTTCCGGACGACCTGTCCGACATCCGGCTCCGAGGCCCCGTGGCCTTCGTCTTCGAAGGCGTTGTCGTGCTTCCAAGGGCCCGATAGCCTTCGGTTTTCCTCCCTTCGCCCCCCGAGCGCCGTGGCCGGTCCCATCCTCGTCGTCGACGACGACCTGTTCTTCCGACAACTCGCCACGGACCTGCTGTCGCGCCGGGGGCACCGCGTGGTGGCGGTGGAGAACGCCACCCTGGCCCTGGCAGAGGTGGCCCGGGCGACGTTTGACCTGGTGCTCACCGACGTGGTGATGCCCGGCGTGGACGGCTTCTCGCTCACCGCGCGCCTGCGCGAACGCGACCCCGAGCAGGAGGTCATCCTCGTCAGCACGCGCGATGACGTGCAGGGCTCGGAGGTCGCGCTGCGCCTGGGCGTGGCGGACTGCCTGGTCAAGCCCGTGGAGGAGTCGGACCTGCTGCTCGCGGTGGACCGCGCCATGGAGCGCGCCCAGCTGCGCCACGAGCGCGCCCGGCTCCAGGACGAGAACCTGGAGTTCGCCCGCTTCCACAACCTCCAGCAGCGCTGCCTGGAGCTGCTCTCCCATCCGGACCTGGAATGGCTCCAGGAGCGCGTCATCGCGGACCTGGGCGCGGTGTGCGACGCGCAGAGCGCCGCGCTGTGGGTGGTGGACGACCGGGGAGACCTGGCGCTGCGCTCCTACCGGGGCCTGCTCGACAAGCAGTTCCTGCCGGAGAAGATGAGCCCGGAGGGGCCGCTGTCCCTGCGCCTGCGCGAAGCCGCCCCGTGGCTCGCGCGCGATGAGCGCTCTCCGGTGCTGTACGTGCCGCTGGTGGCCGCCGGGGAGGTGATGGGCCTGGCGCAGCTGTCCGACCCGCTCACCGGCGATTTCCGCGTGGAGCACACGCGCGACGCGAAGGTGCTGGCGGACTTCGCCGCGGTGGGCGTGAAGAACGGCCGCAAGCTGATGGCGCTCCAGCGCCTGGGCCTGCGCGACCGCGACACCGCCGCGTACAACCTCAGCTACTTCACCGACTACGCGTCCAAGGAGATCTACAAGGCGCGCAGGTACGGGCGCACGTTCTCGCTGCTGACCTTCAGCATCGACAACCTGCCGCTGGTGCGCGTGCGGTTGGGCGCGCAGGACGCGAAGAAGGCCGTGCGCGGCATCATCAAGGCGCTCAGTAAAATCATCCGCGACTCGGACGTCATCGCGAAGGCGAGCGACCAGGAGTTCTACCTCCTCCTTCCGGAGACGGACTTCTTCGGCGCGATGATGTTCGTGCGCCGCGCCGTCGCCGCCGTGCGCGACGAGCCGGACGTGCAGGACGTGGAGCAGCGCCTGCCGCTGGCGCTCGTGGGTGGCGCCAGCACCTTCCCCAAGGACGGCGAGGACTTCGACGAGCTGGTGCACCGCTGCCGCCGCCGCATGGACGAGCGCCGCGCGTCGCTCCAGCGCCGGCTGATGCTGGACGGGCTGCCGTTCTGGGACGAGGTGGACCTGCTGCTGGGCACGCCCAACAGCCCGCGTCTACCCACGGACGACCGCGCGGAGCCCAGCCGCCGGGGCAAGGTGGCGGACGTGCTCTTCGACGAGCTCCAGGTGGAGATCGCCCGGGAGCTGGTGCGCGACCCGGGCTCACGCGGGTTGCTCTACGTGGGCGGCCCGGAGATCCGCGCGGATCTGCCGCTGGCGGTGGGACTGGAGCAGGCGCCGCCGGACCTGTCGTCTCGCATCTACCTGTTGGGCCGCCGCGTGGACCTGGAGTCGCACGCAGCGCTCACGCCGGTGTTCCTGGAAGGGGACGAACGGGTGGCGCGCCACGAGTTCATCCTCTGGCTGTCGGAGAGTGCGTCGTACGCGCTCATCCAGCGGCGCGGGCGGGGCGCGACGTGGGGGTTCCACACCTCGGACACCGCGGTGGTGGACGGGCTCATCTCCAAGCTGCAGGCCGAATACGACCTGCAGCCCTACTGACGTCACGAAGCGGAGCAAGCGACCTTGGCCCAGGTGCGGAAGATCCTCATCGCCGACCCCGACCTCGACTCGGTGCGCGCCCTGTCGCGGGCGCTGCGCACGAAGGGCTATCAGGTGCACTACGCGCCGGATGGCTCGCGGGCGCTGGAGGTCGCGGTGCTCCGGCACCCGGACCTGACGCTCTTCGACGAGGCGTGCCGGCTGCTGGACGCGCGCACGTTCGTCCAGATCCTGCGCACCAACCCGCGCACGGAAGACATCCCGGTGGTGCTCACCACGTCCAGCCTGGACTCGGACCGGGCGCGGGGCATGCGGGACGGCACGCTGCGCAAGCCCTTCAACCTGGACGAAGTGCTCAGCCGCATCGAGCACATCTTCCGGCGCAACGAAGCGGCCAAGGACCTCAAGAGCGAGCAGCAGGAAATCGAAGGCTCGCTCAGCCAGCTCAGCATCCCGGACCTCATGCAGATTCTGGGCATGAACAAGCGCAACGGGAAGCTGTCGCTGGAGCGCGGCGCGGAGCGCGGGGAGATCACCGTCTCCGATGGTCGCACGGTGAACGCGCGGCTCGGGAGGGTGGAAGGGGAGAAGGCGCTGTTCCGGCTCCTGTCGTGGACGGAGGGCAACTTCACCTTCACGCCCGGCACCAGCGCCGCGCGCCCGCGCATCAACCGCGCGATGGACGACGCGCTGCTGGAAGGCATGCGTCAGTCGGACGAGGTGAACCGCCTGTTGCCGGGCCTGCCGCCGCGCCACACGCGGCTGATGCTGGCACCGGAGGTGGACCTGTCCGAGGAGCAGCACCCGGTGACGGCGCAGGTGATGGAGTTGCTCCGTCAGCCGCGAGCGCTGGGCGAGGTGCTGGACCTGGCGCCCGCCACGGACATGGAGGTCCTGGGCGTGCTGTCCACGCTGCTCCAGAAGGGCATGGCGCGCCCCACGGAGAGCGAAGGCCAGAACCTGGGCGCGAGCGACCTCATCGGCGCGGCGGAGGTGCACGCGCTGCGTGGGCGCCTGCTGCGCACGAGGACGCTGGCGAAGGTGGCGACGGCGAAGGTCTTCGTCTGTGGCAGCGGTTCATCCGCGGCACGCCGCATCCTGGCGCGGGTGCCGGGGCTGGAGGCGATGTCGGCGGACCCCACCGCGGTGAAGAGCGGCTTCGGGACGCTGGGGCGCCTGGAACTGAGCGACGTGCTGAACGTGGACTTCTGCGTGCTGCCGCCCGCGGAGGCCGCGCGCCCGCTGTGGCGTCCGTTCAGCGCGGGATCCATTGGCGCGCTGTTGATGGACAACTCGGAGCCGGCGGTGCGGCTGGCGCACTACCTTGCTTGGGAGGTCCGCATCCCCATCGTGGTGGTGGGCACGGAAGTGCCGGCGCCGTTGCAGGGCGCTCCGGCCGGAGTGATTGCTCCCGGTGAAGACCTCACGGAGGCCCTGCGCGCCATGCTGGTCCAGGCGCTCAACCCCGCGCCCACGCTGCCCGGTGTCACGCAGGTGCAGCGCGCTTCCGTGACGCCTCAGTGAGCGCTCAGGTCCGGCGCTCCAGATTCATGGGGAGCGCGCCCTTCGGCCGCAACGTCAGGTGTGAATCCGGTTCCAACGTGAAGCCGGGCGCTGCGCGCAGACGGTAGCGCTGGGCCACGGTGGCCAGCACGAGCTGCGCCTCCATCATCGCGAAGCTGTTGCCGATGCACTGCCTGGGCCCGCCGCTGAAGGGGAAGTACGCGAAGCGGTGGCGCTTCGCCGCGGCCTCGGGGGCGAAGCGCTCTGGACGGAACGCGTCTGGCTCCTCCCAGAAGTCCGGATGTCGCTGCGTGACGTAGGGGCTCACGTCCACCGACGTCCCCTTCGGGATGCGGAAGCCTCCGATGACGTCGTCCTCCTCCACGCTGCGGCTGAAGATGACCGCCGCCGGGTACAGCCGCATCGTCTCCTCCACCACCTGCTTCGTGTACCCGAGCCTCGGCACGTCCTCCACCGTGGGCGCGCGTCCTCCCAGCACCGCGTCCAGCTCCGCGTGCAGCCGGGCCTCCACCTCCGGGTGCTTCGACAGCAGTCCCCACACCCAGCTCAGCGACGTGGCCGTTGTCTCGTGTCCGGCGAGGAGCATCGTCATCACCTCGCTCCCCAACTGCTCGTCCGTCATGCCCTCGCCCGTGTCCTCGTCGCGCGCGAGCATCAGCATGGAGAGCAGGTCGCCCGTGTCGTCGCCGCGCTGACGCCGCGTGGCGATGATGCCCCGCACGGTCCCCAGCAGCGTGGCGCGCGCGTCGCGGAAGGCGCGGTCGTAGCGGGTGGGCAGCACGGGCGGCAGCATGCGGAAGGTGCGGAAGCGCTCGGCGATCTGCTGGCTCAGCTCGGTGAAGGCCGCGCCCACCCGTTCGGTCTGGTCCTCCACGGACGTGCCGAAGAGGGCCTCCCCGACGATGGCCAGCGTCAGCCGCATCATCTCCTCGTTGATGCCCACGGGCGTCCCGTTCGCGGCGGCCGTCTCCCAGCGCTGGAGCAGTCCTTGTGTCTGCTTCACCATGCCGGCGGCCATGCCCGCGATGCGCTGCCGGTGGAAGGCGGGCTGCGCGAGCCGCCGCTGACGGAGCCAGAAGTCCCCAGTGCTCGTGAGCAGGCCGTTGCCAGTGATCCACCGGCCCATGCGGTACGTGAGGTGGTCCTTCGTGTAGTTCTTCACGTGGTCCTGCAACACGTGCTTCACGGCGTCCGGATGCGCGACCAGGTGCGAGCGCATGGGGCCCAGCCGGTAGCGCACCACGTCACCGTACTGGCGGTGGAGCGTGCCCAGGCAGCCCAGGATGTCGCGGCGCACGTCGGGCAGGATGCCCATGATCAGGTGGCCCCGGGGACCCGGGGGCTGGCGGGTGACAGCGGCGGTGGCGGTGGTCATCGGACGCTTCCTCCTGAAGGGAGGTATCGCGCTCCCATGCCCCGCGTGCATGGTCCCGGGGCGCCAACGCATTGTCCGCGGGCGCCACCGCGCATTGCGAGGCGAGGGGACGTCAGGCCATGCTGGCCCGCCATGCGTCCCCAGACGCTCCAGTCCTCGCTGTTCCGCCCCCTGTTCCAGGTGGGCATGTCGCTGGGCATCGCCCGGGAGCGGCTGCTCGAAGCGGTGGGCGTGGACGAAGCCCTGCTCGCGCGGCCGGACGTGCGGCTTCCCTACGTGGCGCTCCAGCGCGTGTGGACCCTGCTCGTCGAGGTGGGCGGCTCCGAGCCGCTGGCCGTACGGCTCGCGCAGGCGCTGGAGCCCACCCACGTAGGGCTCGTGGGCTACGTACTCGTCAACAGCCCCGACCTGCGCACGTCCCTCCAGCGCTATTGCCGCATCCACGCGCTGCTGGACCCGCGCACGACGTGGCGCGTCCTCCAGCTGCCCGGGATGATGCGCGTGGAGCTGGAGTTGGATCCGCAGGATGAATGGGCCTCGCGCATGAAGCACCCGGTGGAGGGGCTGCTCGTGGCGATGGTGGCCAGCGGCCGCGCGCTCAGCGGCGAGGACTGGCGCCCCACGCGCGTGTGCGTCACGCATCCGCGCCATGCGGCTTCGCCGGCCGTGGAGGAGTTCCTCGGCGTCGGCATCGAATACGGCGCGAGCGCCAACCTGGTGCAGGGCGACGAGGCCGCCGCGAACCTCCCCATCCGCCACGCGGACATCGAGCTGGGCAACCTGCTCCACGCCCGCGCGGAAGCGGAGCTGGCGCGGGTGGAGGCCCACGAGGTCCGCTCCTGGCGCGAGCGCGTGGAGGAGGTGCTCGCATCTCAGCCCCGCACGGGGGACCTCGTCCCCGCGGACGTGGCGACGCGGCTCGCGGTGAGTGAGCGCACGCTCCAGCGCCGCCTGCGGGAAGAGGGCGTCACGTTCGCAGGCCTGGAGGACGCCGTGCGCCGCGACCGCGCCTTCCAGCTCCTGCGCGACGGACAGCTGCCCCACTTCGAGATCGCCTTCCTCCTGGGCTTCAGCGACCCCAGCGCCTTCACCCGCGCCTTCCGCCGCTGGAGCGGAACGACTCCGGGACAGTGGCAGGTGTCCCAGGCCGCGAAGCCGTGAAGGAGGCGGGCGCCGGAATCCGCTCCCGGCGCGGAATGTTTTCCCCACAGGAGGGGAACACGGATGATCAAGACGCTGAGGGACGCGGAAGAGCTGGTGCGCACGCGCCACGTCATCACCGAAGTGCCCACCCACGGGCCCACGTCCCTCGTTGAACAGGTCATGGGCGGCAGGCCCACCGGCAGCTGGCGCGAACACGCGAAGGGGCGCCTCGCGTACCGGCTGGGGCGCATGTTGCGCGCGTCGAAGGACGTGCTCGCGGTGCGGCTGGTGGAGGGCAAGGTCGCCTTCGTGGACCCCACGCTCTGGCCCGCCGTCTACCGCGTCGCCATGGAGCCCGCGCGCCGCCGCCCGTCACTCCAGGGCCTGTCCCCGGACGCACGCGCGCTGCTCTCCACCGTGGAGCGGGACAAGCGCGTCCCGTTGGACAAGGAAGGCCCCTGGACCAAGGCGCGCGAGGCGCTGGAGGAACGGCTGCTGGTCCACTTCTCCGAAGCGCAGGATGAAGACGGCCGCCATGTCGCGGTGCTGCGCTCGTGGCGGGCCTGGGCTTCTCCCAACCTCAAGGCGGATGCGGCCCGGCTCTCCTACGAAGACGCCCAGGCGCGGCTGCGGGCGGCGTGCGACGGGGCTCCCACGGGACTGGGGCCCTGGG
Coding sequences within:
- a CDS encoding AraC family transcriptional regulator, yielding MRPQTLQSSLFRPLFQVGMSLGIARERLLEAVGVDEALLARPDVRLPYVALQRVWTLLVEVGGSEPLAVRLAQALEPTHVGLVGYVLVNSPDLRTSLQRYCRIHALLDPRTTWRVLQLPGMMRVELELDPQDEWASRMKHPVEGLLVAMVASGRALSGEDWRPTRVCVTHPRHAASPAVEEFLGVGIEYGASANLVQGDEAAANLPIRHADIELGNLLHARAEAELARVEAHEVRSWRERVEEVLASQPRTGDLVPADVATRLAVSERTLQRRLREEGVTFAGLEDAVRRDRAFQLLRDGQLPHFEIAFLLGFSDPSAFTRAFRRWSGTTPGQWQVSQAAKP
- a CDS encoding RNA methyltransferase, with amino-acid sequence MIKTLRDAEELVRTRHVITEVPTHGPTSLVEQVMGGRPTGSWREHAKGRLAYRLGRMLRASKDVLAVRLVEGKVAFVDPTLWPAVYRVAMEPARRRPSLQGLSPDARALLSTVERDKRVPLDKEGPWTKAREALEERLLVHFSEAQDEDGRHVAVLRSWRAWASPNLKADAARLSYEDAQARLRAACDGAPTGLGPWVF